One genomic region from Epinephelus moara isolate mb chromosome 8, YSFRI_EMoa_1.0, whole genome shotgun sequence encodes:
- the smn1 gene encoding survival motor neuron protein 1: MANGCKDVLFTRGTGQSDDSDIWDDTALIKAYDKAVASFKTALKGEDEPQAASSEKNHPGKKRKNNKKNQSRKRTNAPPDKEWQVGDSCSAYWSEDGQLYAATISSIDEKRGTCVVVFTGYGNEEEQNLEDLLSEISEGDEETNTKEAESSTEESDKSTTPNQHKQQPHSQPQKSKAHREPPPMWGPGFPGFPPGPPPMHAFRPGGSRRSGGGHGPVPPSWPPMMPFGPPMIPPPPPMSPDMVDDEALGSVLISWYMSGYHTGYYLGLKQGRKEAANWTKLHHK; encoded by the exons ATGGCGAATGGATGCAAAGACGTGTTGTTTACACGCGGAACTGGACAG AGTGATGATTCGGATATATGGGATGACACAGCATTGATAAAAGCTTATGACAAGGCAGTTGCATCATTCAAG ACTGCCCTCAAGGGTGAAGATGAGCCACAAGCCGCATCCTCTGAGAAAAATCATCCAGGAAAGAAacgcaaaaacaacaaaaagaaccAGAGTAGGAAACGAACCAATGCACCACCGGATAAAGAG TGGCAGGTTGGGGACTCGTGCAGTGCATACTGGTCAGAGGATGGCCAGCTCTATGCAGCCACCATCTCGTCCATAGATGAGAAGAGAGGCACTTGTGTAGTTGTGTTTACGGGATATGGCAACGAGGAGGAGCAGAACCTTGAAGACTTGCTTTCAGAGATTTCCGAGGGTGATGAGGAGACAAATACAAAG GAGGCAGAGTCGTCAACAGAGGAGAGCGACAAGTCAACTACACCAaaccaacacaaacaacaacctCACAGTCAACCTCAGAAGTCCAAGGCTCACAGAGAACCTCCTCCTATGTGGGGTCCTGGCTTCCCTGGGTTTCCTCCGGGCCCACCTCCCATGCATGCTTTCAGACCG GGTGGAAGCAGACGATCTGGTGGTGGTCACGGGCCTGTACCTCCATCCTGGCCTCCCATGATGCCTTTTGGCCCACCA ATgatccctccacctccaccgaTGAGCCCCGACATGGTGGATGACGAGGCTCTGGGCAGCGTGCTCATCTCCTGGTACATGAGCGGATATCACACAGGATACTACTTG GGGTTGAAGCAAGGACGCAAAGAAGCCGCCAATTGGACGAAACTGCACCACAAATGA